The following are encoded in a window of Syntrophorhabdaceae bacterium genomic DNA:
- a CDS encoding 2-oxoacid:acceptor oxidoreductase family protein: protein MLEVRFHGRGGQGAVTSAELIAQAAIKQGMRAQAFPSFGPERRGAPVQAFLRVSDKPIRLRSKVYKPDSVLILDPTLIASANPTAGLKKGGYIVINSNKSPEELKKTFPGQNIISVDASKIAKEELGVPITNTTMLGALVKATGVVELSTLEEPVRNRFGANGQKNINAYTRAFNEATVIEAE from the coding sequence ATGTTAGAGGTCAGATTTCATGGAAGGGGCGGGCAGGGAGCAGTTACGTCCGCTGAGCTCATTGCCCAGGCTGCGATCAAACAGGGGATGCGTGCGCAGGCTTTCCCGAGCTTCGGTCCCGAGCGCCGCGGCGCCCCGGTACAGGCTTTTCTGCGCGTATCCGACAAGCCGATCAGGCTGAGGTCGAAGGTCTACAAGCCGGACAGCGTGCTCATCCTCGACCCCACGCTCATCGCTTCCGCAAACCCGACGGCGGGCCTCAAAAAAGGCGGCTACATTGTCATCAATTCCAACAAATCCCCGGAAGAGCTGAAGAAGACATTTCCCGGGCAGAACATCATCAGCGTCGATGCGTCGAAGATCGCCAAGGAAGAGCTCGGTGTTCCCATAACGAATACGACCATGCTCGGCGCCCTGGTAAAGGCGACGGGGGTGGTGGAATTGAGCACCCTTGAAGAGCCGGTCCGCAACCGCTTTGGTGCCAACGGGCAGAAGAACATCAATGCCTACACCAGGGCATTCAACGAAGCAACGGTCATAGAAGCAGAATGA